The nucleotide window TGCCGGCGTAGAACCGCACCCTCTCCACGTCACTTATCCAAAACCACCCAATCTCCTCCAAATGAGTCCGTCTTGTGGGTTCCGTCTTCGTCTTGTGGGTTCGTCTTCGTCTTGTGGGTTCGTCTTTGCGTCTTGTGGGTTCGAAGGGTCAGATGGCTATGTTGGGGGTGAATATGAATCGGCTCTTGCGGGATTGGAGGGGAGATGCCCTGATAGCAGCGGCGGTGTGATGAAGAAAAAGGAAAATGATAGGGAGGCGGGAGATAATGGCAGGGGAAAAACATTCGGATCGCCCGAAAAAGAAAATATTGGATGCGAAATGCGTTTTTTTAACCGTCACTTCTCCGACAGGGTCTATTTATGCTCGGATATATGATTTAAAAACTCATTCCGAAAGAATTGTGTTTCTGTACCACCAGAAGATGAGGGCTCCTATCAATAGAAAGATTATGAAGATAGCGCCAAATATCTTTCTCTTTACCTCTGTTGCTTCGTTAGCCGCTATTTCAGCTTTCAGGCGTTTTATTTCCGTATTTATTCCCGTTGTTTCTTTTAATATTAAATCTGCGTTTACGACATGCGTTAACCTGTGAAAATTATTTCTCGTAGCAAATAAAGCATTTTTAGCAGGCCTTACATCGTGTCCTTGAATACGTAACGCTTCCATCCTTTTTTCCAGCTCTGTAATTTCAGTTTCCGACATAATCATTGCGTTTCTTATTTTTTCCGCCCGCTCAAAACTGTGGCATTGTGCACAAAGGTTTTTCGAAATAAGGCTGATGTTGGCTCTTTTCTGTTTGTGAGAAGTGTGACAGGTGACGCAATTTGGCCCTCCTCTGGTAAGATTTATACTGTGCGCGCTCTTTGTGTAATTTTCCTTGACGCCAACATGGCATTTACCGCAGAAGGCCGGAACCTCCGCTTCCGAAGGCTTGCCTATAAAACCTTCCTTTGGGTCCATAGCATTATCGATGTTTTTTGGATTTCCACCGTGGCAGTTATGGCAGGATATTCCGTTTTCAGCATGAATGCTCTCTCTCCAGTCTTTTGCAACATCTTCATGGCATGAAAGACATGCGCTGTCCTCCGCAAAGGCAAGCGGAAGCAAGAAACAGGAAGCAAGAAACAAGATGCAGGGAATAAAATATTTTTTAGCGTCTATTTTTATATTCATAGGCCGGAAGTCCGAAGTCGGATGTCAGAGATCGGAAGCAAGAAGTAAGATGTCGGAGATCCCCTACTTCATTTTTCTGACTTCTGACGACTATATTTAATTACGAACAATATCCCCATATCGTAAGGATAATAAATGCAATTATTCCCAAAAAGATGATTGTCCCGAATATAGGGCGTTTCCATGCCATCCGTTCCTCTTTTCTATCCAAAATGGGCAGAAAGAATATAAGAAACGCAACAATTCCTTGCAATACGATGCCCAAAAATTCGTTGGGCACGAGTTTAAGCATTTGGTAGTTTGCCAGAAAATACCATTCGGGCTTAATATGCGCCGGCGTTGAAAGCGGATCGGCAGGATCAAGCGCGTCAGGCGGAAAACTTATCTGCGGATAAAAGAAAACAAATACGAATAATACCGCCAGGAAAAAATAAATGATCTTTAAATCCTCTATTACAAAATGCGGAAAAAACGGCATCTTTTTTGTGCCGTCCGTCCAAGGCGGCACAGATATGCCGGTTCTGCGCATTACAAAGATGTGGATGGAAATTAGTGTTAGGAGCGTGAACGGAATGAGAGAAACGTGCATTGCAAAGAAACGCCCCATTGTCTCTTGGGAGACAATATTGCTTCCGCGCATAAAGTATACGAGCCAGTCGCCGACAACCGGGATTGAGCCTGGGAAACTCGTTGCTACGGTTGTTGCCCAATACGAAAGCTGGCTCCAAGGCAGGAGGTATCCGGAAAGGCAAGTGACAAGCGTGATTCCCAAGATGAAACATCCGACGAACCAGTGTATCTCTCTCGGTTTTTTATAGGAGCCCATGATGGCTACAGAGAACATGTGAAGGAACAGGACGAGAACAAACATGTTGGCGCCGACCGCATGAACGCGTCTTATTAACCAGCCCGCGGGAACCGTATTTGAGATGTATGTCACGCTTTCAAACGCTTCTTTTGTGTATGGGACATAGTTCATTAAGAGAAAAATGCCTGTGACAACTTCAATACAGAAAACAGCGATAAGCACGGCTCCCATAGAATACCAGAAATTTAAGCCAGAAGGAACCATGTAATGCGACATCTGCTCCCGGTATATTTCCAATAATTTTATTCTTTCATCAATGGCGCTTATAATTCTCCTGATCATGATTTCTCCAAAGCAATCGTGCCATCTTCAACCACTGTGACATTATACACAGTGAGCGGTTCCGGAGGCGGGCCGCTTATATTAACGCCGTTTGCATCAAATTTGCCAGCATGGCAGGGGCAGAAAAAAACGCCTTCGTTTGGAATCCACTTAACGAGACATCCAAGATGTGTGCATACTGCTGAAAGCGCTCGTAGCTTCCCGTCGCGTTTTATAATAATGGTTGGGCCGCTCTTTGAAAACCCGACAAACGATGAATTTTCTTTGATCTCTTTTTCCAAAACGGGCTTGCCATCGGCAGAAGTCAGGATATTAGCGTCGCCGGAGTTTTTTTTCGGGATCAGGTATCTGACAAACGGAGCAGCAAAAATAACAGCAGTCACCCCCAGCACACCACCCACCAACTTTGTTAAAAAATTGCGTTTGGCGATATCAGTTTCAGTCATGTTCTAATTTTCTTCCATGGAGGCATTAGCCAAAGTAGAAAGCTCAAAATAATGAACGGCAGAATTACAAGTCCTGCCGACACCAAAAATCCTTCGCGGCCTATCATATCCAGCTTATAAGCTGTGAAACCGTAGAAACTTTTTGAAAACAACTGGCCGCCTATCACAACGTTCCAGCGCATTGCAAAAACACCTATCAGCACCAAAACGCTGTCCATTAAATAGATAAGACGCCTCTTCTTTTCCGACGGTTTATAAACTTGCAATAATCCAAGCGTTATAAGCGGCACAATGGTGCCGAGCATTATCTGGACTATTATCAAAGTTATATAAAGCTTGCCGGACATGAGAAGCGAGATGATTTCAAAGGATTCCTCCGCTTCATAAAAGCGATGGATTTGATCGAGCGCTTCAAGCGAAAAGTCTAATACCAAGGCGTAGAGGAGGTATCTGCCAACGGTGTCAACACATTCCATATCTATGGGAATGCGCCTAATAAGCGAAATAAGCATATACAGTAGCATGACCAGAGCGATGCCCGAAACCATTGCAGAAAAGATAAATATAACGGGCATTAAAACACTCGACCACCATGGGTTAGCCTTAATGGAGCCGAAAATAAAGCCGACGTAGCCATGCAATAAGAATGCGGACGGTATGCCGATGATAGTTACAAAATAACCGAGTTTTTTGTCCCATCTCAATGCAGACTCCGAAATGTCTGTAACGCCCAAGGTTAAAATTTTGTATACCCACTTCATTATGCCGGTTTTTTCGTTGGACCAAATAACAAAGTCGCGCCTGTAATCGAACCATATTTCCAGGAGCAAAACCACCATCAGATACCACATATATACAAACCCAAACACCGCCATTGCAGAGGTGAGGTGGGGCGTTATCATGATTTCATATGCGCGGAAAGGCTGTGTCAGATGGGCGTTTAAGGGTATCGGTGCGCAAATCAAAAAAGCAAGCGCGGTTAAAAGCGCCAAATCGTAAGTTGGCTTAACGGCCTTTACCTTAAACACCCGTTCGAGAGAGGCGAGGATGAAGGCTCCCGCGACAAGACCCGTAATATAGGGATATAAAACTATCAAGATGCTCCAGTGGAGTTCCACCTCGTTTGGATAGATAAAACCCTGCACTTGCGTCAAAACACCGTACAAATTTTGTATGAGTTGGTCCATTGTATTTTGTGGTCTGCTCGGGCGATGAATGTCGCCACTCGCATTAATTTATGTTTTTGTCATCGCCTCGCAATGCCCCAAGCCCCGCGCAAACCACCGGCAAAGCCAGATGGTTCGCTTGTTTATCTTATCTTACTTCCGAGCTTAAACTGTTATAATAAACTTTAGCGCCGGTGTTTAAGTGAGGTCGCAGTACCAGACACGTATGATTTTTTAAAAATTTGACTAGCTCTCCATTTTTATCATTCAAATCTCCAAACGTTCTTGCGCCTCTTGGGCAAACTTCAACGCACGCGGGATTTTGCCCCTTTGTTATTCTGTGGTAGCAAAGCGTGCATTTATCAACAACATGCTTTTCGGGATGAAGATAGCGGCAGCCGTATGGACACGCCTGAATGCAATATCTACAACCTATGCAGTATTTGTCGTCCACAAGAACAACGCCGTCTCTGGTTTCATACGTTGCGCCTACCGGGCAAACCTGAACACATGGAGATTTGTAACAGTGGTTGCACAATTTCGGCACAAAAAATGATTTAAATATTTTTTCGTCGGGCACCGATTGTTTTAGGCCGTCGATTCCGCCGTTTTCCGATTCAACTTTCACCTTGCCGTCGTCCATGATTGTATATTGCTCTACCCACGAACGGAAAAAGAACGGCTCCCTTGGCACATTGTTTTCTTTTTTGCACGCGTCGGAACAGCGTCCGCAGCCGATGCATTTGTCTATGTCAATTCCCATGCCATACCAATGACCATCCTTCTTTTTGGGGGTTGCCGCGTAAAGAAGGGCGTTAAAACGATCTGCTACAGAGGCTGTAAGAACGCCGCCGGCTATCAAAGCCGTAGATTTTAAGAAGTTGCGTCGTGAATTAAGTTTCATATTTTCGGATCATGCGCGTTGTGGCATAAATAACATTCCATTCCTTCGTTATGTTTTTCCAAATCTATTTGAGGCATGTTCTTTGGACGCGCATAATTCTTTGTATGACACAACCCGCAAAATGCTCTTCCCTTTGGCTTATCGGGCTTAATGTTCATGGGGTCTTCGGCATGTTTTATGGCAGGACCATGGCATGTCTCGCAGGCAACCGTTGCATGTTTGGAAGAGGCTTTAAGTTTGTAAATGTCTTCGTGGCAGGTTTTGCAGGTAGAGGAGCCAGCATAATTCATAGGCAGAGCTTTCACCTCTTCCACCGAATCCGCACGGTAATGGCCATATTTCCCAAAAGATTTAGGAACAAGAAAATAGCGGGCTACTATAAATAGCCCGATAAATATCGCAAACAAAACAGCGAGTCTTTTTATCTGCGGCGGCATGGACCAACCTCAAACTCTACAACTTGGATAAAGTCAAGAAAAAGTTCATATTTGCACAAGAATATTTTTATTTGGCGGGTTTTTTATGGCAATCGTCGCATTTTCTTGGACCGGATTCTATCATCCTGTGGCATCCCATGCAGGTCTCATGAAGGGCTATCTTTGCCTCTTCCACCATCATCGAAGCGGTGTCCGTGCCGTGGCAGTGGCCGCATTTTTCGACGTGATGGCATTCGATGCATTTAAGTCCGTAACTTTCGGAATGTGTCTTATGGTCAAAAGAGACCACGGTGTAGTTCTTGTAAGACAGGTCCGTCATTTCGGGGGTTGGCGGAGGAAGGCCGTTCTGTTCCGCACACGCCGCCATGCAGGATCCGCACCCGATACATTTGGTGAAGTCTATCAAAAGACCCTTCTTTGTCTTCATGAATTATCCCCCGTTCTTGATAGGTTGATATGGGCACCTCTATAAACTACTCACGCTGTCATTGCGAGCCCCGAAGGGGCGCGGCAATCCCCCGCAAACACTTGATTTATGGAGATTGCTTCGTCGCTGGACGCTCCTCGCAATGACATAACAATGGGTTTATAGAGGTGCCCATATGCTTCATACGTTAAAATTTCCCCATGGTCTCAAGAAAATTCAGAGGCTATAAGCCTGTTCATCCTCTTTTTATAGATGAATTTTGCCCCGAATATCGAAATCTCGTAAAGAAGTATCAACGGAATGGCCATCATGACTTGAGTTACGACGTCAGGCGGTGTTAAGAGAGCGGAAATGATAAAAATGACAATTATTGCATGCCTTCTATATCTTGTAAGAAGGTATGGCGAGACTATTCCAATGGCTGACAGCAAGAATATGACCACCGGAAGTTCAAACGCCACGCCGAAGCAGACAAGCAGTGTTGTGATGAACCCGAAATATCCGTTTATCGTCCAGCTCGGCATCACTCCGAGGCCGATGGAATAGTTGTAAAAGAAAGTTATCGTCATCGGCGCTATCATAAAATAGGCGAAGAGAGCGCCCGCAACAAAGAAAAGCACGGTGGATGTAACGCCTAATGACACATATCTTTTTTCATCGTTGTAAAGACCGGGGGCTACGAAAGACCATAGCTGATAGATCGTCCACGGGAGCGCGATGCCTATTCCGGTAAGTATTGCCGCGTGAAACGTCATCATGAAAGTATCGGAAGGGCTGAGAGATAGCAGCGCGTTCTGGTTGACGATGCCGTTCGAGGCCATGAAATCAAAATAAGGCCTGCAAAGAAAACGAAAGATACCGGAGATGAACACGAAAGATATTATAACGCCGATGATGATGCCGAGCATGGCCCTCATCATCCGTGTTCTCAGCTCGTCCAGATGATCAAGGTAGGCCTTGTCCATATTCTATTTTTTTTCTTCGTCCTTGATGTCGGCCGTTACGTCCTTCATCCCCTTCTTGAACTCATTGAGGCTCTTGCCTAGCGACCGAGCCAGCTCCGGAAGCCTTCTGGCCCCGAAAAGGAAAACGACGACAAGTAAAATTATCAGTATCTCAGTCCATCCAATTCGCATAATGCGCCTCCTATCTCGTTGTTAACGGGACACGACTACAATAACGGAAATATAACTGTCCAGTACTTAATTTTTATATTTATTTTGATTGATTTATGGGGGATTGACAGGCATAAAAATGCGCCAATGAGAAAGCAGACAATCTTTTTAATCATTTGTTTATCATTTCTTGTTACCCGGACAGCCCATTCGCTGGAAGACAGCGAATGTTTTAACTGTCATGCCGAGGTCGACCAAAAAAGGTTCGCGACGTCTATTCACGGCAAGAACCTTTGCACCAGCTGTCACTCCGATATTACAGAGGCTCCGCATAATCAGAAACCCGGACCGGTCAAGTGCGGAAACTGCCACAGGGTGGAATTCCAAATATACCATAACAGCGATCATGGCAAGGCGGTAGCAAAAGGGATATCTGAGGCCGCATCCTGCAAGGCCTGCCACGGAGATAATCACTATCTTTTGAATTATAGGAATCCGTTATCGCCAGTTTCGAGAAAGAACATAAATCAGACCTGTGCCAGATGTCACGAAGACGAAAAGAAGATGGATCAGTACAGACTTACTCAGAAGACTCCGTACAAGTCCTATCTTGAGAGCGTGCACGGAAAAGCGTTCCTAGGGGGTGAGGAGTTCGCCGCGGTGTGCACGGATTGCCACGGTTCGCATGATCTCCATTCTCCGAATAACCCCGAATCAAAGATATATAAGTTCAACGTCCCAAAGACCTGCAGCAAGTGCCATGAGAACGTCTATAATACATACAAGATGAGCATTCACGCCAAAGCCCTTTATGATGGCGTTAAAGACGCCCCGGTCTGCACCGACTGCCACGGCGAACATGATATAGTCTCCATTTCAGATCCCGATTCTTCAGTCTATGCCGCCAATATCGTCAAGACATGTTCGCACTGCCACGCGTCCGAGAAGATAACCTCAAAGTATAATCTCCCGGTGGATGTGCTCGACAGCTACATGAAAAGCTACCACGGCATAGCGTATCAGTACGGCTCCAAATTTGCCGCCAACTGCGCTTCGTGCCACGGCTTTCACGATGTTCTTCCGAGTTCCGATCCGAGGTCATCCATCAATGCTGCGAACGTGGGTCGCACCTGCGGAAAATGTCATCCCGGTGCGGGCGACCAGCTTTCCAAGGGCTCGGTTCACATGAACCCGTCCGTCAGTAAGGATGTCATCGTCTATTACGTGAGCCTTTTCTATATCGTTACAATAGTGTTGACGATCGGCGGCATGCTTTTCCATAATTTCCTGGATATAAGAAAGAAGCTAAGGAGCCATTATGAGAAATATGTGAAGAACTCGGTCGCCGTGCGTCTAAGCCGGACGGAACGTCTTCAGCATCTTATCCTTGTGATTACTTTCATCACGCTCGTTTATACCGGTTTTGCGCATAAATATCCGAACGCCTTCTATTCTTATCCGTTTTCAGGTGAAACAGGCTCTTTAATAAGAAAGGTCATACACAGGGTCGCCGGCGTCATCTTCATATTCCTCATGCTCTATCAGGGAGGATGGCTGCTTTTCACAAAATACGGCAGACAGAAGATATTGGACCTTCTTCCAAAATGGAGGGACGCGACCGATTTCTTTGCGCTACTTCAATATAATATTGGTTGGCGGAAGGAGAGGCCTCGGTTCGACAGATACAACTACATTGAAAAGGCCGAGTTCTGGGCTCTCATCTGGGGTTCGGTTGTCATGGTGCTGACGGGTCTTATTCTTATGTTCGAGAACATTTCTTTAAGTTTTATGCCCAAGTGGCTTATAGATGTTGCGCTGGTCGTTCATTTCTATGAAGCTCTTCTAGCCACCCTCGCGATAATCGTATGGCATTTTTACTGGGTCATATTCGATCCGGATGTTTATCCTATGAACTGGAGCTGGGTAACGGGAAAGATAACGAAGCACCAACTGGAAGAAAGAGAAGAGAAAAAGCAATGAAGAGAGTGCTTGCCTTTTTTGCACTGTTTTTTCTGAACTTCGTAGCCTTTCCGGTCTCATCCTCGACAGTTGACGAATGCGCCATGTGCCACGGCGACAGCGGTTTTTCTGTCGAAAGGGGGGGGAGGAAGGTATTCCTTTATGTTGACATCAAGGCATTTGACGGTTCCGTTCATGAAAGCGTCGCCTGTACAGGGTGTCATGCCGATGCGATATTGACGGACATGCAGCACCCAGCAGGCCTTGCGCCGGTCGATTGTGCTAACTGCCACAAGGACGATGTTGATAGATTTAACGCAAGTATCCACGGGCAAGTCCTTAAAAAAGGCGCGTTCTATGCCCCCAAATGCGTAGATTGTCACGGCAAGCACGACATATTAAAACATACCAGCCCCGGTTCTTCTACGTTCAAAATGAACGTGCCAACTCTTTGCGGAAGGTGTCACAGGGATGATGCGCTTGTGGCCAAGACCTACGACATCCCGCAAAAGAACATACTGGAGAACTATAAGGAAAGCATTCACGGGGAGGGGTTGCTTAAAAAAGGCCTTTTGGTCACCGCCACATGCAACGACTGCCATACTTCTCATAGCATACTCCCTCATACAGATGCCAAGTCATCCATCAATGTCAATAATATCGCAAAAACCTGTTCGAGATGCCACGTAATGATAGAACAGGTCCATAAGAAGATAATAAGGGGCGAACTTTGGGAAAAGAAGCCGGGTTCGATACCGGCATGTACCGATTGCCACTCACCGCACGAGGTGAGGAAAGAGTCGCTTGTAATTGGGATGGCCGACCGTGATTGCCAGAAGTGCCACGAAAAACAAAAGCCATTCGCACACAGGGAAGAGGTGCTGAGATCGGCCCATGCCAAGATACCCTGCGTAAAGTGCCACTCCGATGTGACGCCGAACCACGGACGTCCGTGCGATACCGCGGGCAAGGTCGATTGTTCATCGTGCCATGTGAAACAGGGCGAGGATTACACACAATCGACGCATGGACAGCTGCATGGTAAGGACGATCCCGATGCGCCGTGGTGTACCGACTGCCACGGGACACATGGAATCATTGATAGAGAGAATGAAAAGTCGCCTATCTATAAGAGCAATATTCACAGGATCTGCGCCAAGTGCCACGCCGCAGGCGGCAAGGCCGCAAAAAGGTATAAGGGCGAACAAGCTGGCGACATGATAGAGTCCTACGTCAATAGCACCCACGGTCGCGGTGTTGTTGGAAGCGGGCTCTTGTCTTCGGCATCATGCACTGACTGTCACGGAAAGCATATGCAACTGCCTGCCTCCGACCCGATGGCGAACGTGAATACGGTCAATTTGGCCGCCACTTGTGCAAAATGCCATAAGGGGATATTTAATCAGTTCGTGAACAGCGTTCACAGCCCATCCGTGACCAAAACGGATGAAAGGCTTCCGGATTGTTCTTCGTGCCACTCATCGCACCGGATAACCCGTGTTGACGAGGATGCGTTCCTTGCACAGGTCGGCACCCAGTGCGGCAACTGCCATCAGGATGTTGCAGGGACCTATTTTGAGACGTACCACGGCAAGGCCTATAAACTAGGATATTTAAAGGCGGCAAAGTGTTCCGATTGCCACGGTGCGCACGACATCTTGAAGCCGAGCAATCCGGCATCCCACCTTTCGAGGAACAATGTCATTGAGACATGCAAGAAATGCCATTCCGGGTCCAACAGACAGTTCACGGGTTATCTGACACACGCAACACATCACAACCGTATCAAATATCCCATACTCTTCTTTACATTCTGGTCGATGACCCTTCTCCTGATCGGCACGTTCGCATTTTTTGGCATTCATACGCTTCTCTGGCTGCCGAAATCGTTCGCCAGACTCAAAGAGAAGCGGGAGATACAAACTCAGGAAGAGGCGCGCCAGTTCTTGAGATTCAATCTCAGAGAGAGGGTCCTTCATTTCAGCGTCATTATAAGTTTCTTCGGCCTTGCCATAACCGGCATGATGCTCAAGTTCGCCGGAATGGCGTGGGCCAGCCATCTTTCAAAACTGATAGGCGGTGTAAAGGTCGCGGGGACCATTCACAGGATATGCGCGGTCATTACCATCGGATATTTCGCCACCCATCTTTACACCTTGATCAAGTTCAAAAAGAAGAACTCCCTTACTTGGGGGGAGATGGTCTTCCACAGATATTCGCTTGTCCCCAGCTGGAACGATGCGAAGGAGTTCTTTGCCACCATGCTCTGGTTCTTTGGCCGCGGAGAAAGGCCGAAATATGGCAGGTGGACGTACTGGGAGAAGTTCGATTACATGGCGGTATTCTGGGGCGTTGCCATAATAGGCTCGACGGGCCTTGTCCTGTGGTTCCCGGAGGTGTTTACCAAGATTCTCCCCGGCTGGCTGATAAACGTCGCCACCATCGTTCACAGCGATGAGGCTCTGCTTGCCGTGGGTTTCATAT belongs to Deltaproteobacteria bacterium CG11_big_fil_rev_8_21_14_0_20_49_13 and includes:
- a CDS encoding cytochrome C, with product MNIKIDAKKYFIPCILFLASCFLLPLAFAEDSACLSCHEDVAKDWRESIHAENGISCHNCHGGNPKNIDNAMDPKEGFIGKPSEAEVPAFCGKCHVGVKENYTKSAHSINLTRGGPNCVTCHTSHKQKRANISLISKNLCAQCHSFERAEKIRNAMIMSETEITELEKRMEALRIQGHDVRPAKNALFATRNNFHRLTHVVNADLILKETTGINTEIKRLKAEIAANEATEVKRKIFGAIFIIFLLIGALIFWWYRNTILSE
- a CDS encoding cytochrome B6; protein product: MIRRIISAIDERIKLLEIYREQMSHYMVPSGLNFWYSMGAVLIAVFCIEVVTGIFLLMNYVPYTKEAFESVTYISNTVPAGWLIRRVHAVGANMFVLVLFLHMFSVAIMGSYKKPREIHWFVGCFILGITLVTCLSGYLLPWSQLSYWATTVATSFPGSIPVVGDWLVYFMRGSNIVSQETMGRFFAMHVSLIPFTLLTLISIHIFVMRRTGISVPPWTDGTKKMPFFPHFVIEDLKIIYFFLAVLFVFVFFYPQISFPPDALDPADPLSTPAHIKPEWYFLANYQMLKLVPNEFLGIVLQGIVAFLIFFLPILDRKEERMAWKRPIFGTIIFLGIIAFIILTIWGYCS
- a CDS encoding cytochrome B6; protein product: MTETDIAKRNFLTKLVGGVLGVTAVIFAAPFVRYLIPKKNSGDANILTSADGKPVLEKEIKENSSFVGFSKSGPTIIIKRDGKLRALSAVCTHLGCLVKWIPNEGVFFCPCHAGKFDANGVNISGPPPEPLTVYNVTVVEDGTIALEKS
- a CDS encoding polysulfide reductase; the encoded protein is MDQLIQNLYGVLTQVQGFIYPNEVELHWSILIVLYPYITGLVAGAFILASLERVFKVKAVKPTYDLALLTALAFLICAPIPLNAHLTQPFRAYEIMITPHLTSAMAVFGFVYMWYLMVVLLLEIWFDYRRDFVIWSNEKTGIMKWVYKILTLGVTDISESALRWDKKLGYFVTIIGIPSAFLLHGYVGFIFGSIKANPWWSSVLMPVIFIFSAMVSGIALVMLLYMLISLIRRIPIDMECVDTVGRYLLYALVLDFSLEALDQIHRFYEAEESFEIISLLMSGKLYITLIIVQIMLGTIVPLITLGLLQVYKPSEKKRRLIYLMDSVLVLIGVFAMRWNVVIGGQLFSKSFYGFTAYKLDMIGREGFLVSAGLVILPFIILSFLLWLMPPWKKIRT
- a CDS encoding 4Fe-4S ferredoxin; the protein is MKLNSRRNFLKSTALIAGGVLTASVADRFNALLYAATPKKKDGHWYGMGIDIDKCIGCGRCSDACKKENNVPREPFFFRSWVEQYTIMDDGKVKVESENGGIDGLKQSVPDEKIFKSFFVPKLCNHCYKSPCVQVCPVGATYETRDGVVLVDDKYCIGCRYCIQACPYGCRYLHPEKHVVDKCTLCYHRITKGQNPACVEVCPRGARTFGDLNDKNGELVKFLKNHTCLVLRPHLNTGAKVYYNSLSSEVR
- the tatC gene encoding twin-arginine translocase subunit TatC, giving the protein MDKAYLDHLDELRTRMMRAMLGIIIGVIISFVFISGIFRFLCRPYFDFMASNGIVNQNALLSLSPSDTFMMTFHAAILTGIGIALPWTIYQLWSFVAPGLYNDEKRYVSLGVTSTVLFFVAGALFAYFMIAPMTITFFYNYSIGLGVMPSWTINGYFGFITTLLVCFGVAFELPVVIFLLSAIGIVSPYLLTRYRRHAIIVIFIISALLTPPDVVTQVMMAIPLILLYEISIFGAKFIYKKRMNRLIASEFS
- a CDS encoding twin-arginine translocase TatA/TatE family subunit, encoding MRIGWTEILIILLVVVFLFGARRLPELARSLGKSLNEFKKGMKDVTADIKDEEKK